A region of the Chryseobacterium gotjawalense genome:
AAGGTTTTTAAATTTGATCTGTTCCTGATAATTTTTAATATAAGTATCGACAATAAGATTAAAATTGACGGGCTGAATATTGGTGAACTGTTTATTTTCAATTTTAGACAGAAGCAAAAGTGCCTGATTCAGTTTGCGCATTCTGGTGGTGGCAGTCGAAATATCGTTCAGGATTTCTGCCTGTTGCTCCGTAATAAAATCGGTTTGCCAGAAGAGTTCAATATTATTCTGAATGATGGCCAGCGGCGTTTGCAGTTCGTGGGACGCGTTTTCGGTAAATTCTTTTTGCGACTGAAATACTTTTTTGTTGGTCGCGGCTAACTCGTTCAGTGAATCATTCAGATCATTGAGTTCATTAATTTTGCCCCGAGCCAGATGCAAACCTTCCGCATGATCTACGCGGAATTTCTTTAACTGGTCCAAAGTATGGTAAAAAGGTTTCCAGACTCTTTTTTTTACCTGGATGTTGATCAGCAGTAAAGTCGCGGTAAGTGCCACAAAAACCGAAATGAGGAGATAAAGAATGCTTTTCATCAAATCTTCACTTTCAACCAAAGACTGGCGGATCCTGACATTAAAAGTGCCGTCGGTTGTTTTTACAGGAAATTCAAGAATGCGGTAGCTCTCGATCTCGTCATCTTCTTTATGATAGGCATCGCTGGTGAAGATTTTTTCCGTCAGAAGTTGTCGGGGATTTTTTTCAATACTGATTCTGTCGTCAAAATTCACAAAATGATCAGAAGGTAAATGCTGAAGTTTTTCGCTAATAAAGTTCTTTTGACCGGCTAAACTTTCGTCAATATTATGGGTTAAAACATTTTGAATGGCGACGTAAAAAAGCGGTATGGAAATCAGCATGACCAAAATCGTAACGCCGATGTAGCGCAGAGAAATATAGTGCGTCAGTTTCATAATGCTTCTAATTTGTATCCCATTCCGTACACCGATTTGATGCAGTCTTGTGCACCAATAGCCGCTAATTTTTTCTTAATGTTTTTGATGTGGGCATACAAAAAATCAAAATTGTCGAAGAACTGAATATTGTCTTCTGCAATGTGCTCGGCAATGGCATTTTTAGAAATGATTTTGTTTTTATTGACGGCAAGGTAGAGGAGGATATCAAATTCCTTCCGCGTGAAATCGATGGGTTTACTCTTAAAAGAGATCAGTTTTGCTTCCGAATGAATCTCTAAATCATTGACGGTAATGGAGGAGTTTCCTTTGAAATGTTTTCTTCTGATCACGGCAGAAATCCTTGCGCCCAATTCGGAAAGGTGAAAAGGTTTCGCCAGATAATCGTCCGCTCCCAACTGTAAACCGCTGA
Encoded here:
- a CDS encoding response regulator transcription factor, whose translation is MKILLIEDERQLSKSILTYLKSEKYSCDLAENFETAEEKLELYEYDCILLDITLPDGNGLQLLKQLKENKKSDGVIIISAKNSLDDKISGLQLGADDYLAKPFHLSELGARISAVIRRKHFKGNSSITVNDLEIHSEAKLISFKSKPIDFTRKEFDILLYLAVNKNKIISKNAIAEHIAEDNIQFFDNFDFLYAHIKNIKKKLAAIGAQDCIKSVYGMGYKLEAL
- a CDS encoding sensor histidine kinase, with the translated sequence MKLTHYISLRYIGVTILVMLISIPLFYVAIQNVLTHNIDESLAGQKNFISEKLQHLPSDHFVNFDDRISIEKNPRQLLTEKIFTSDAYHKEDDEIESYRILEFPVKTTDGTFNVRIRQSLVESEDLMKSILYLLISVFVALTATLLLINIQVKKRVWKPFYHTLDQLKKFRVDHAEGLHLARGKINELNDLNDSLNELAATNKKVFQSQKEFTENASHELQTPLAIIQNNIELFWQTDFITEQQAEILNDISTATTRMRKLNQALLLLSKIENKQFTNIQPVNFNLIVDTYIKNYQEQIKFKNLSLKKDFSEVFIVEIDFGLAEILVGNLFFNALKYAPQESEVEVIIHKNELKIANHAEGSALDQHQLFKRFQRQNTHEKGNGLGLEIAKEIAAAFHLDLKYQFENHQHQFILNRQ